A stretch of the Nitratifractor salsuginis DSM 16511 genome encodes the following:
- the panC gene encoding pantoate--beta-alanine ligase, which produces MKVERSYEEFVTVRDALTGSIGFVPTMGALHEGHLSLIRRAKEENDHVIVSIFVNPTQFLEGEDLDKYPRREEADRRICELAGVDLLYMPTTDQIYEEDELSIGAPKIRGYILEGAKRPGHFDGMLQVVMKLLNLSRADRAYFGKKDAQQLVLIRQMVRTYFMRTQIVPCEIVRDPDGLALSSRNLYLSDEERRRALSLSRSLKRAAEMIQNGERKSEVIRRAMEGILESEVDRLEYVAIVDREFRPLERVEEGNTIILVAAWVGKTRLIDNLWL; this is translated from the coding sequence ATGAAGGTAGAGAGGAGTTATGAAGAGTTCGTGACGGTGCGGGATGCATTGACGGGATCGATCGGCTTTGTCCCCACGATGGGGGCTTTACACGAGGGGCACCTGTCGCTGATCCGCCGGGCGAAAGAGGAGAACGATCACGTGATCGTCTCGATCTTCGTCAATCCGACCCAGTTTCTCGAAGGGGAGGATCTCGACAAATACCCCCGGAGGGAAGAGGCGGATCGCAGGATCTGCGAATTGGCCGGGGTGGATCTGCTCTATATGCCGACGACGGATCAGATCTATGAAGAGGATGAACTCTCTATCGGGGCACCGAAGATCCGGGGATATATCCTGGAGGGGGCCAAGCGCCCCGGCCATTTCGACGGGATGCTCCAAGTAGTGATGAAGCTGCTCAATCTAAGCCGGGCCGACCGGGCTTATTTCGGTAAGAAGGATGCACAGCAGCTGGTGCTAATCAGGCAAATGGTGCGCACCTACTTTATGCGAACGCAAATTGTCCCCTGTGAAATCGTCCGCGATCCCGACGGTTTGGCACTGAGCAGCCGGAACCTCTATCTGAGTGATGAAGAGCGCCGCCGTGCGCTGAGTCTTTCGCGGTCCCTGAAGCGCGCCGCTGAAATGATACAAAACGGCGAACGTAAGAGTGAAGTGATTCGAAGGGCGATGGAGGGGATACTGGAGTCGGAAGTGGATCGCCTGGAGTATGTGGCCATCGTGGATCGGGAGTTTCGGCCCCTGGAGCGGGTGGAAGAGGGCAACACGATCATCCTAGTGGCCGCCTGGGTCGGGAAGACTCGCTTGATCGACAATCTCTGGCTCTGA
- the prfB gene encoding peptide chain release factor 2, with protein sequence MDAYEYGELLKSLSTKMENITNIVKPEEIRKRLDEIEEMQQNPEFWTDSDRAAKISQEKTRLERTLAKYDEAKAALEDAQEYFELAKSEGDEETLEMLYDEAENLKEHIQQLEVAIMLSGEHDSANAIVTIHPGAGGTESQDWASMLYRMYLRWAERHGFKVEVLDYQPGEEAGIKDVSFIIKGENAYGYLKVENGIHRLVRISPFDANAKRHTSFTSVMVSPEINDDIDIEIEDKDIRIDTYRASGAGGQHVNKTESAIRITHIPTGIVVQCQNDRSQHKNKAAAMKMLKSRLYEYEMAKKQAEIDGIEKSDIGWGHQIRSYVLQPYQQVKDTRSGQAFTNVEAILDGDIDKLLEGVLIAQASGEKENAEA encoded by the coding sequence ATGGATGCCTACGAATACGGCGAACTGCTCAAAAGCCTGAGCACGAAGATGGAGAATATCACCAACATCGTCAAGCCCGAGGAGATCCGCAAGCGCCTGGATGAGATCGAGGAGATGCAGCAAAACCCCGAATTCTGGACCGACAGCGATCGGGCGGCCAAAATCTCCCAGGAGAAGACCCGGCTGGAGCGGACCCTCGCCAAGTACGACGAAGCCAAAGCGGCCCTCGAAGATGCCCAGGAGTATTTCGAGCTGGCCAAAAGCGAGGGAGACGAAGAGACCCTGGAGATGCTCTACGACGAGGCGGAAAACCTCAAAGAGCACATCCAGCAACTGGAAGTCGCCATCATGCTCAGCGGCGAACACGACAGCGCGAATGCCATCGTCACCATCCACCCGGGTGCGGGCGGGACCGAGAGCCAAGATTGGGCCAGTATGCTTTATCGGATGTATCTGCGCTGGGCGGAGCGCCACGGCTTCAAAGTGGAAGTGCTGGACTACCAGCCCGGTGAAGAGGCGGGGATCAAGGATGTGAGTTTCATCATCAAAGGGGAGAACGCCTACGGCTATCTCAAGGTCGAAAACGGTATCCACCGCCTGGTGCGCATCAGCCCCTTCGACGCCAACGCCAAACGCCACACCTCTTTCACCTCAGTGATGGTCTCCCCGGAGATCAACGACGATATCGACATCGAGATCGAGGACAAAGATATCCGTATCGACACCTACCGGGCCAGCGGGGCCGGCGGTCAGCACGTCAACAAAACCGAATCGGCCATCCGCATCACCCACATCCCCACCGGCATCGTGGTCCAGTGCCAGAACGACCGCTCACAGCACAAGAACAAAGCCGCCGCGATGAAGATGCTCAAGTCACGGCTCTATGAGTATGAGATGGCCAAGAAGCAGGCGGAGATCGACGGCATTGAAAAGAGTGATATCGGATGGGGCCACCAGATCAGAAGTTATGTCCTGCAGCCCTATCAGCAGGTCAAAGACACCCGCAGCGGTCAAGCCTTCACCAACGTCGAAGCGATCCTCGACGGGGACATCGACAAGCTCCTCGAAGGAGTCCTCATCGCCCAGGCGAGTGGAGAGAAAGAGAACGCCGAGGCTTAG
- a CDS encoding ABC transporter ATP-binding protein: protein MSMLLLEAQGLSHAFDYPLYDNVSMTIRAGESVAVMGRSGSGKSTLLHTLAGLIPPLEGEVRLFGQNLYRLKEARKEMLRRYETGVVFQHHYLFKGMSARENVEVAALLAKQPFDPELFDLLEISETVDQKVSELSGGQQQRVSLVRVLNKKPKLIFADEPTGNLDLETSELVMTALLEYISQGERALFLVTHDPEVARKCSRQYLLEDRELRPLS from the coding sequence ATGTCCATGCTCCTGCTTGAAGCTCAGGGCCTATCCCATGCCTTCGATTACCCTCTCTACGATAACGTTTCCATGACGATCAGAGCAGGGGAGAGTGTGGCGGTCATGGGGCGTAGCGGCAGCGGGAAATCGACTCTGCTCCATACCCTGGCAGGATTGATCCCCCCGCTCGAAGGCGAAGTGAGGTTGTTCGGCCAGAATCTCTACCGGCTCAAAGAGGCACGCAAAGAGATGCTCCGGCGCTATGAGACAGGTGTGGTGTTCCAGCACCATTATCTCTTCAAGGGGATGAGCGCCCGAGAAAACGTGGAAGTGGCCGCATTGTTGGCGAAGCAGCCCTTCGATCCGGAGCTTTTTGACCTTTTGGAGATCAGTGAGACTGTCGATCAAAAGGTGAGTGAACTCTCCGGGGGCCAGCAACAGCGGGTCTCTCTGGTGCGCGTGCTGAACAAAAAGCCCAAACTGATCTTTGCCGATGAGCCTACGGGCAATCTCGATTTGGAGACTTCGGAACTGGTGATGACGGCACTGCTCGAATATATCTCCCAGGGGGAAAGGGCCCTTTTCCTGGTGACACATGATCCGGAAGTGGCCCGGAAATGCTCCCGGCAATATCTTCTCGAAGACCGGGAACTCCGCCCCCTTTCCTAG
- the tsf gene encoding translation elongation factor Ts, translating into MANFGPKDVKKLREMTDAGMMDCKQALSATDGDMEAAVEWLRKKGLGAAAKKADKVAAEGAITMKIEDHKGIMVEINSQTDFVAKNEKFQSFANQVVEHAFANNLASAEEILESEIEGEGFKEYLALQIATIGENLVVRRVATIETDENGTVNGYVHAGGRVGVLVAAQCDKPETCPAVKEALKNIAMHAAAMNPTYLNEEAVPAEVIEKEKEIAREQLLKEGKPENILEKILPGKIKRFLQDNTLENQKFVMDDKISVSEYLAKVAKEAGGSAKLIDYVRFELGEGVEKVEEDFAAEVAKQMGK; encoded by the coding sequence ATGGCAAACTTCGGACCCAAAGATGTCAAAAAACTGAGAGAGATGACCGATGCCGGTATGATGGACTGCAAGCAGGCTTTGAGCGCCACCGACGGTGATATGGAAGCCGCGGTAGAGTGGCTGCGCAAGAAGGGCCTGGGTGCCGCGGCGAAAAAAGCGGACAAAGTCGCCGCCGAAGGCGCCATCACGATGAAGATCGAAGACCACAAAGGGATTATGGTCGAGATCAACTCGCAGACCGACTTCGTCGCCAAGAACGAGAAGTTCCAGAGCTTCGCCAACCAGGTCGTCGAGCACGCGTTCGCCAACAACCTGGCCAGCGCCGAAGAGATCCTGGAGAGCGAAATCGAAGGTGAGGGATTCAAAGAGTATCTGGCCCTGCAGATCGCGACCATCGGTGAGAACCTGGTTGTCCGCCGCGTCGCGACGATCGAAACCGATGAGAACGGCACCGTCAACGGTTATGTCCATGCCGGCGGCCGTGTAGGTGTTTTGGTGGCGGCTCAATGCGACAAGCCCGAGACCTGCCCCGCGGTCAAAGAGGCGCTCAAAAACATCGCGATGCATGCCGCGGCGATGAACCCCACCTATCTCAACGAAGAGGCGGTTCCCGCCGAAGTGATTGAGAAGGAAAAAGAGATCGCCAGAGAGCAGCTGCTCAAAGAGGGTAAGCCCGAGAACATCCTCGAGAAGATTCTGCCCGGCAAAATCAAGCGCTTCCTCCAGGATAATACCCTGGAGAACCAGAAGTTCGTTATGGATGACAAGATCAGCGTCAGTGAATATCTGGCCAAAGTCGCCAAAGAGGCAGGCGGCAGCGCCAAACTGATCGACTACGTCCGTTTCGAGCTCGGTGAGGGCGTCGAAAAGGTCGAAGAGGACTTCGCAGCCGAAGTCGCCAAGCAGATGGGCAAGTAA
- the rpsB gene encoding 30S ribosomal protein S2 has product MVTMKDLLECGVHFGHQTRRWNPKMKKFIFGERKNIYIIDLQKTLRYFKYTYNVVRDAAAEGKTVLFVGTKKQARSAVKEHAERAGMPYVATRWLGGMLTNYPTIKKSIRKLEIIEQMEENGQINLLTKKEALMLRRKKEKLLNYLEGYRHMKKLPDMMFVIDAVKEHIAVKEARRMGMPVIAPLDTNCDPDLIDYPIPGNDDAIRSINLFCREIADAIIEGKTIYEEEHGAAEGEESSEASAAISEEAAAAANVSEEEMKAIVEEAKADAEKEASEPAEKVEEAK; this is encoded by the coding sequence ATGGTAACTATGAAAGATTTGCTGGAGTGCGGAGTACACTTCGGTCACCAAACCCGCCGCTGGAACCCCAAAATGAAGAAATTTATCTTCGGTGAGCGGAAAAACATCTACATCATCGACCTGCAGAAGACTCTGCGCTACTTCAAATATACCTATAACGTCGTTCGTGACGCTGCGGCCGAAGGGAAGACCGTCCTTTTCGTCGGAACCAAGAAGCAGGCGCGCAGCGCGGTCAAAGAGCATGCCGAGCGTGCCGGTATGCCCTACGTCGCTACCCGCTGGCTGGGCGGTATGCTCACCAACTACCCCACCATCAAAAAATCCATCCGTAAACTCGAAATCATCGAGCAGATGGAAGAGAACGGCCAGATCAACCTCCTGACCAAAAAAGAGGCCCTGATGCTGCGCCGCAAGAAAGAGAAGCTCCTGAACTACCTCGAGGGCTATCGCCATATGAAAAAACTCCCCGATATGATGTTTGTCATCGACGCCGTCAAAGAGCACATCGCCGTCAAAGAGGCACGCCGGATGGGTATGCCCGTCATCGCTCCCCTGGACACCAACTGCGATCCCGACCTGATCGACTATCCCATCCCCGGCAACGATGACGCCATCCGTTCCATCAACCTTTTCTGCCGTGAAATCGCCGATGCCATCATCGAAGGTAAAACGATCTATGAAGAAGAGCATGGCGCTGCTGAAGGTGAAGAGAGTAGTGAAGCTTCCGCCGCCATCAGCGAAGAGGCGGCCGCGGCTGCCAACGTCAGCGAAGAGGAGATGAAAGCGATCGTCGAAGAGGCAAAAGCCGATGCTGAAAAAGAGGCCAGTGAGCCCGCAGAGAAAGTCGAGGAGGCTAAATAA
- the bcp gene encoding thioredoxin-dependent thiol peroxidase: MPNIGEKAPDFCLPNQDSEEVCLRDLQGSWVVLYFYPKDNTPGCTTEALDFTAHIDEFRDLRATVLGVSPDSVKRHQNFIAKKELKVTLLADEDHKVCELYGVWQLKKNYGREYMGVVRSTFIIDPDGIIRAKWEKVKVKGHVEEVLKTLKELVEGD, translated from the coding sequence ATGCCAAATATCGGAGAAAAAGCCCCCGACTTCTGCCTGCCCAACCAGGACAGTGAAGAGGTTTGCCTGCGGGATCTGCAGGGCAGCTGGGTAGTCCTCTACTTCTATCCCAAGGACAACACCCCCGGCTGCACCACCGAAGCCCTCGATTTCACCGCCCATATCGACGAGTTCCGCGATCTGAGGGCCACGGTGCTCGGAGTGAGCCCCGACAGTGTCAAACGCCATCAGAACTTCATCGCCAAAAAGGAGCTCAAAGTGACCCTTTTGGCAGATGAGGATCATAAGGTCTGTGAGCTTTACGGTGTGTGGCAGCTCAAGAAAAACTACGGACGGGAATATATGGGAGTGGTCCGCTCCACCTTCATCATCGATCCCGACGGCATCATCCGCGCCAAATGGGAAAAGGTCAAGGTCAAAGGCCACGTCGAGGAGGTGCTGAAGACATTGAAGGAGCTGGTGGAGGGAGATTGA
- a CDS encoding DUF523 domain-containing protein — MAKPKVAISACLLGERCRYDGTDNRDPKLLGKLEGCELIPFCPEDHAFGTPRPTMDLVETEEGVKAISNLTGADLSPPVEQYARNFFDTHPDIDLFIGKDRSPSCGVCSARLYDRDKKLIDNRASGLMAAEAKRRGIDAWDAEDFLAANPAPPIVGD, encoded by the coding sequence ATGGCGAAACCCAAAGTCGCCATCAGCGCCTGCCTGCTGGGTGAGCGCTGCCGCTACGACGGCACCGACAACCGGGACCCCAAACTCCTGGGCAAACTGGAGGGGTGTGAACTGATCCCCTTCTGCCCCGAGGACCACGCCTTCGGCACACCCCGTCCCACGATGGACCTGGTGGAGACGGAGGAGGGGGTCAAGGCGATCTCCAACCTCACCGGGGCCGATCTCTCTCCTCCGGTTGAGCAATACGCCCGAAACTTTTTCGATACCCATCCCGATATCGATCTTTTTATCGGCAAGGATCGCAGCCCCAGTTGCGGCGTGTGCAGTGCCCGGCTTTACGACCGTGACAAAAAGCTCATCGACAACCGTGCCTCCGGCCTGATGGCTGCCGAAGCCAAAAGACGGGGGATCGATGCCTGGGATGCGGAGGACTTCCTGGCGGCGAATCCGGCACCGCCGATCGTTGGAGATTGA
- a CDS encoding YidB family protein, with product MDLNQLLQLGASMIKNNSDEATSGLDTDAISGALSKVFGGEGGDLDLGALVQQFAKGGLGDLVQSWLGEGQNAPVDPEQLESALGSEKVEAFAQELGISVESARKALADAVPEVVDKATPAGSDMLSNLLDQVGGIEGALGMLGKMFGRG from the coding sequence ATGGATCTCAATCAACTGCTGCAACTGGGTGCTTCGATGATCAAAAACAACAGTGACGAGGCGACGAGCGGCCTGGATACCGATGCGATCAGCGGAGCGCTCTCCAAGGTGTTCGGAGGAGAGGGCGGCGATCTCGATCTGGGCGCCCTGGTTCAACAGTTCGCCAAAGGCGGTCTGGGGGACCTGGTCCAGAGCTGGCTGGGAGAGGGGCAGAACGCTCCGGTCGATCCGGAGCAGCTCGAATCGGCTCTGGGCAGCGAAAAGGTCGAAGCCTTTGCTCAGGAGCTGGGGATCAGCGTTGAAAGCGCCCGCAAGGCTCTGGCCGATGCCGTGCCCGAAGTGGTGGACAAAGCGACGCCCGCCGGCAGCGATATGCTCTCCAATCTTCTCGATCAGGTCGGAGGGATCGAGGGGGCCCTCGGTATGCTGGGCAAGATGTTCGGACGCGGCTGA
- the tnpA gene encoding IS200/IS605 family transposase, which yields MQEYRNGGHTVWDCKYHLVWTTKYRYPVLKGDVGYRCRDLLREIAMSREMVIYAGSINRDHVHLLIGIPPNMSVSKAVQYLKGKSSHKLMSEFRMLKKRYWGQHLWARGYWVATSGNVTDEVWMEYIKNQQPPELDDEFRVV from the coding sequence ATGCAAGAGTATAGAAATGGTGGGCATACAGTATGGGACTGTAAATACCATCTCGTGTGGACGACAAAATACCGTTATCCCGTCTTAAAAGGGGATGTGGGGTACCGATGCCGAGATTTGTTACGTGAGATTGCGATGAGTCGGGAGATGGTGATTTATGCAGGATCCATCAATCGGGATCATGTACATTTGTTGATAGGGATACCGCCAAATATGTCCGTATCAAAGGCAGTGCAATATTTGAAAGGGAAGAGTTCGCATAAATTGATGAGTGAATTTCGGATGCTGAAGAAGCGGTATTGGGGGCAGCATTTGTGGGCGAGAGGATACTGGGTTGCAACGAGTGGAAATGTGACCGATGAAGTCTGGATGGAATATATCAAGAACCAACAACCACCAGAGCTTGATGATGAGTTCCGAGTTGTCTGA
- a CDS encoding DUF420 domain-containing protein — MMRYMFKPGFFGTEAPFFMDLMTTVVALLPLALYVGILFARQGHYSLHRCYQWLLFFFSAAVVGWFEYGVRTGGGFTRFAQQSSLPHWLLVSFLVLHVAIAVATLLWWLRTLVLAERNWRCRNLPGGYTLRHIRSGWWSAWGIFLTALTGIWVYLMLFVF; from the coding sequence ATGATGCGATATATGTTCAAACCAGGTTTTTTCGGGACGGAGGCCCCCTTTTTTATGGATCTGATGACGACGGTCGTGGCGCTTCTTCCCCTGGCACTCTATGTGGGGATCCTCTTTGCGCGGCAGGGGCACTACAGCCTGCACCGCTGCTATCAGTGGCTGCTCTTTTTCTTCTCGGCGGCGGTCGTCGGTTGGTTCGAGTACGGGGTGCGCACCGGCGGCGGCTTCACCCGCTTCGCCCAGCAGAGTTCTCTGCCCCATTGGCTGCTGGTGAGCTTTCTGGTCCTGCACGTCGCGATCGCGGTCGCGACGCTGCTCTGGTGGCTGAGGACCCTGGTCCTGGCGGAGCGGAACTGGCGATGCCGGAACCTCCCGGGCGGCTACACCCTGCGCCACATCCGTAGCGGCTGGTGGAGTGCCTGGGGGATCTTTCTCACCGCGTTGACAGGCATCTGGGTCTATCTGATGCTTTTTGTCTTTTAG